The Leptospira licerasiae serovar Varillal str. VAR 010 genome segment TTAACACCTGAGGGGGGTTCCCTTGAAGGTTTCGAATCCTATATAGATGGATCGGTAATAGAGTCTAGTTCTAATAAATCTGCACAGTCACATATTGAAGTTACTTCTGGTACTCTTATGTCCAAATATGTTTCCAACGGAGTTTATAAAAGAGCAAAAACTGAGGATTACAATTTCAGAATGTTGCTCCAGGGTTTGAATAACGGCTTACGGGTGAAGTGGACGGATCAAGCGTTGGAGGCACGGTTCTATATAGATTCTTGGCAGGCTTCCTCGGATAGTTGGCAGGGAATCCATCTATTCACAAGATATAGGACCGAGAACGATCTATATGTGGCTTCTCTCAGAAGTGACGGAACGGTCTATTTTAAGAAAAAACTTTGCGGGACTTATACAACTTTGGCCTCCGGAATTTTAAAGGACCAGGCAGGAAATCAAAAGTTTTTCCAAACAAAACAATGGTACAAGCTGGCCTTGATTGCGACAGGGAATCATCTGGATTTCTATGTGGATAATGTCCTTCAGTTATCCGTTACCGATGGAACTTTTAGCTGGGGAACTTCGGGAATTCGGACTGATTATGCGAATGTTTATCTAGACGATCTGATCTTGCACGATGATCTGAGCGATTTTTAGATTTTTGTAGGCACTTCGACGAAGGATTTATAGAGATTCGAGAAGAATTGATATCTGGGTCGTCCACCGTCATGGTTATTTAGGTTGGTTTGTGGGGCTTAGTTAGGTCTGGCGCTTTGAGGCCTATGGGCGAAGTTGCGGAAAACCTTTCGTTAAAAAAGTGGTTTGGATAGGCTATTTTTCACCAAACCCGTCTTTTATAGACATATTCCCAACTTCCGATAATAGGTATTATGTCGCATTAGAAAGAGCGTAAATAATCGATTTATTTCTTATTATCCAATTGGACCATAATCCCGACCTTTCATCGATCAATTTCGAACTTTGGAAAGCCGGGATTATAAGAAAGGATCATATCAATATCCTTGCCAAAGAGAAATGGTAACAATTGTTTTTCCGTTATCGGATTTATTCTCACATTGGCATTTGATTTGAGCGGATTGGCTATAATAACCTTGTCCGAGTGAGAATCCTGGAGCCGGTTTGCAACTTTTATAAAGTCCACCTTCGACCAATCGGTTACAAGCAGCTTGGATGGCTGCTTCGATATCGCCGCTTTGAGAACTGATAGTGCCTGGAATTGCTAAAAAGACCGCGACGGCTAATGCGGAAGCGGAGATAAACAGAAATTTTTTCATAGTAAGGTCCGAAAACAAATAGGAACCTTCCACTTGGAAAGAAAATATTTCAAACGAAAAATTTTGCAGATTCGAAAATTCTCTCCGAGTTTAGAAAGAAATTTCCAGGTGCGATTTTGAAATTTATGCTTTGAACTCTTGGACCTGCTTCTGCAAAGAATCGCTTAATTCCTCGCATTTTCTGGCCTGGTCTGCTGCCTTGGCCGCCTGGGTCGCAATAATTGCATTTGAATTTTGGATCCGATCCAAAAAGTTCCTGATCTCTTCCAAACTCTTCCTTTCTGCTTCTGTGGCATGGTGGACGTTTTGGGAAATTTCGCCTGCTTTGAATAAAGCACCTGCTACTGTAACTCGAATATCCGTTTGTTTTTCTAACAGAGAAAAGAAAGAATCCAAACTTTCTTTGATCGAATCCACGTCTCCCAATATCAATGAGATTGTTTTTGTGCCGGACTGGACTATATCCGTGTTCTTAGTCATTTCTTCTTTTCCATCTCTGATCAATCTGAAAATTTCTTTGATAGTGCTTGCTGTTTGGTCCGCCAATTTCGAGATTTCGTCGGCAACTACTGCAAAGCCTCTTCCATGTTCTCCAGCCCTTGCAGCTTCTATGGATGCGTTCAATGCGAGAAGATTTACTTTATCCGCAATATCTGTGATTGTCCCCAATTTTGCAGTAGTACTTGAAGAACTGGATTCTATTCTTTTGATGGACTTTTCGATCGCCATCAAACTTTCTTCGGACTCTCTTGCGTGCTTCCATGCCGTTTCGAATAATGTTTTTGTAGAAACAAGTCCTAGTTCCATGTCTTGAAAACTGACCTCTAATTTCTGAAACGAATTTTCTAGAGTTCCGGTTGCTTCTAATTGTTTTCTTGCCGAATCGGATACGTCCGAGATCGCTTCGGATATTTTGTTCATGCTTACATTAATTTCTTCTAAACTATTGGCCTGGT includes the following:
- a CDS encoding methyl-accepting chemotaxis protein, which produces MNPPEQKQSIQDIARFKFKEETKKVDRFFYILLLAHIPFALLLSLEYGTWRFVLNSSIITGLLASIGFLFLRGQYILRILNAILIMAWSGILIQSQFGRIEMHFHVFVALAFLLYYRDWKTLLPGALYIAVHHGLFSFCQSIGYKISETPIIIFNYGNGWDIVLLHAIFVIFETGILIYFSVTFKKEFLDQAVNLAELEEVRKYNVSIQGEVREKSESVNGILEGLVQSSATVADKTTDQANSLEEINVSMNKISEAISDVSDSARKQLEATGTLENSFQKLEVSFQDMELGLVSTKTLFETAWKHARESEESLMAIEKSIKRIESSSSSTTAKLGTITDIADKVNLLALNASIEAARAGEHGRGFAVVADEISKLADQTASTIKEIFRLIRDGKEEMTKNTDIVQSGTKTISLILGDVDSIKESLDSFFSLLEKQTDIRVTVAGALFKAGEISQNVHHATEAERKSLEEIRNFLDRIQNSNAIIATQAAKAADQARKCEELSDSLQKQVQEFKA
- a CDS encoding pectate lyase yields the protein MMASTFRMLGFASFLYLGVFDSGTTIILEQVLDPSVQTINQLEANSCNPTGTYEFFPGTGYYPSGSSEVYPWLTPEGGSLEGFESYIDGSVIESSSNKSAQSHIEVTSGTLMSKYVSNGVYKRAKTEDYNFRMLLQGLNNGLRVKWTDQALEARFYIDSWQASSDSWQGIHLFTRYRTENDLYVASLRSDGTVYFKKKLCGTYTTLASGILKDQAGNQKFFQTKQWYKLALIATGNHLDFYVDNVLQLSVTDGTFSWGTSGIRTDYANVYLDDLILHDDLSDF